The Hyperolius riggenbachi isolate aHypRig1 chromosome 3, aHypRig1.pri, whole genome shotgun sequence genome window below encodes:
- the LOC137562396 gene encoding protocadherin gamma-B1-like: MIESTSPGSRVYSDTVSFDAIELTAPGTKFSLQNAEDPDLGVNSVQTYKLSDNKHFILSETIKQDGSKFLELVLEKPLDRESQILHEFSLIATDGGNPVRSGTALIRIIVTDANDNFPIFSQEVYKISVSENMPINATVISVNATDKDEGLFAQINYSFSKTSGSVRQSGTFIINPMSGEIKINKKLDFELARNYELSVQAKDGGGHFMHCKVLIEVIDENDNVPEISITSLFSPVLEDSKPGTVIALIEVDDLDSGENGYIDCRLLEQQSFNLILSTDHYYRISTTSDLDRETTPSYNITIIATDRGSPPLSSRRTIKLDILDVNDNPPTFTKSAYVVYVTENNLPGALIHRIQASDPDAGNNAKIGFSISTMNAEDLPVSSYFSINIETGALYAQKSFDYEKNKEFLVQITAHDSGSPPLTGNATLLIHIVDQNDNAPEILFPSSGSSGQDAFEMVPFTAEPGSLITKVVAVDADSGHNAWLSYHFIHMSEPSHFTINDQNGEIRTSRIFQEKDMLRQRAVVLVRDNGVPALSATVTLSLIVADNFQQVVPKLMNALTDEEPQSNLQLYLVIALALISLLFIITVMLVIISKCKESKPLPNFGTLNTSLYPAGDPRVLSMYSDGALPFPYSYNVCVAMDPSGSDFGLLTSNQNVPVDNLIDTDDSGLGNESLPTTAISQVRPYFQH; encoded by the coding sequence GAAGATCCAGATCTTGGTGTCAATTCAGTGCAGACATACAAGCTCAGTGACAACAAGCATTTTATACTGAGTGAGACAATCAAGCAGGATGGAAGTAAATTTCTTGAACTTGTACTAGAGAAGCCCTTAGACAGAGAATCTCAGATTCTGCATGAATTTTCACTAATAGCTACTGATGGTGGAAATCCTGTGAGATCTGGAACTGCATTAATAAGGATCATAGTCACTGATGCTAATGACAACTTTCCAATATTTTCACAAGAAGTATATAAAATCAGTGTAAGTGAAAACATGCCAATTAATGCTACAGTTATTTCTGTGAATGCAACTGACAAAGATGAAGGTTTATTTGCCCAAATAAACTATTCTTTCAGCAAAACATCTGGAAGTGTGCGCCAATCTGGTACCTTCATCATTAATCCAATGAGTGGTGAAATCAAGATAAATAAGAAGTTAGATTTTGAACTTGCAAGAAACTATGAGCTATCAGTACAAGCAAAAGATGGAGGCGGCCATTTCATGCATTGCAAAGTACTGATAGAAGTTATAGATGAAAATGATAATGTTCCTGAGATATCCATCACCTCATTGTTCTCTCCAGTTCTGGAGGACTCCAAACCTGGAACAGTAATAGCTCTGATTGAAGTTGATGATCTGGATTCTGGGGAAAATGGATATATTGACTGCAGGCTACTGGAGCAGCAATCGTTCAACTTAATATTGTCAACTGACCACTATTACAGAATTTCTACAACAAGTGACTTGGATAGAGAAACGACACCTAGTTATAATATCACAATCATAGCCACTGACAGAGGATCTCCTCCACTTTCCAGCAGAAGAACCATCAAACTGGATATATTAGATGTTAATGACAATCCACCAACTTTCACAAAATCTGCTTATGTTGTTTATGTAACAGAAAACAATTTACCAGGTGCCTTGATACATAGGATACAAGCTTCAGATCCTGATGCTGGGAACAATGCTAAAATTGGCTTTTCAATATCCACCATGAATGCAGAAGACCTTCCAGTGTCATCTTATTTTTCCATAAACATTGAGACTGGAGCTCTTTATGCTCAAAAGTCATTTGATTATGAGAAAAACAAGGAATTTCTAGtacaaataactgcccatgacagTGGATCACCTCCTCTAACTGGAAATGCCACCTTACTTATCCACATAGTGGATCAAAATGACAATGCTCCAGAAATCCTATTCCCATCATCAGGAAGTTCTGGACAGGATGCATTTGAGATGGTTCCATTTACAGCAGAGCCAGGTTCTCTAATCACAAAGGTGGTTGCAGTGGACGCAGACTCTGGACATAATGCTTGGCTCTCCTATCATTTCATACACATGTCGGAACCATCTCACTTTACCATTAATGACCAGAATGGAGAAATCCGGACATCACGCATCTTCCAAGAAAAAGATATGTTGAGGCAAAGGGCTGTGGTGCTGGTGAGAGACAACGGGGTTCCAGCTCTCTCAGCTACTGTCACCTTAAGCCTCATTGTTGCAGATAACTTCCAGCAGGTTGTTCCTAAACTCATGAATGCACTCACAGATGAAGAACCTCAGTCAAACTTGCAGCTGTACTTGGTAATTGCTTTAGCACTAATTTCTTTGTTGTTTATTATAACTGTGATGTTGGTCATCATATCAAAATGCAAGGAGTCAAAACCATTACCAAACTTTGGGACTTTAAATACAAGTCTGTATCCTGCAGGAGATCCCAGAGTACTGTCCATGTATAGTGATGGGGCATTACCCTTCCCCTACTCATACAATGTATGTGTGGCTATGGACCCATCAGGAAGTGATTTTGGGCTCCTAACATCAAATCAAAATGTCCCTGTGGATAATCTTATAGATACTGATGACTCAGGCCTTGGTAATGAAAGTCTTCCAACTACTGCAATCTCTCAGGTAAGACCTTATTTTCAACACTAA